A stretch of the Amycolatopsis sp. BJA-103 genome encodes the following:
- a CDS encoding DEDD exonuclease domain-containing protein: MDTGRRPGAAQLAFDELGTPLRDTTFVVFDLETTGTKPGPDGITEIGAVKVHAGEIVGEFATFVNPGMPIPPQIVELTGITSAMVYDAPRIERVLPAFLEFISGAVLVAHNAPFDTGFMRAACEGHGYRWPKTAVVCTVRLARRVISRDETPSYRLSALAALFGARTTPNHRALADARATVDVLHALLERVGNVGVHTLEELLDYLPEVTPAQRRKRSLAEHLPSRPGVYLFRGPSEEVLYVGTSSDLRRRVRQYFTGSESRGRIREMVALAERVDTVECAHALEASIRELRLIAAHRPMYNRRSKNPRHAWWVSLTEEAFPRLSVVRLPRDGTLGPFRTQTDARSAADTLAGATGLRTCTQRISATAPSGTPCVLAELGRCGAPCAGLQTVEAYRPGVLAVSGLIAGTDARPLRAAADQLARLAEAEHYEQAAQHRDQLAGLIRAVGRAHRQSALAGIPELIAAGPDGKGGWELAVIRHGRLASAGVARRGVPPMPVVEMLVASAETVIPGPGPLFGAISEEVGILLRWLTRPGVRLVRTTHPWAEAAVAGGWQEWLDLAASATALERVAG; the protein is encoded by the coding sequence ATGGACACCGGACGGCGGCCGGGGGCGGCGCAACTCGCCTTCGACGAACTCGGAACACCCTTGCGGGACACCACTTTCGTCGTCTTCGACCTGGAGACCACCGGGACGAAACCCGGGCCGGACGGGATCACCGAGATCGGCGCGGTCAAGGTCCACGCAGGTGAGATCGTCGGCGAGTTCGCCACCTTCGTCAACCCGGGGATGCCGATCCCGCCGCAGATCGTCGAGCTCACCGGCATCACCAGCGCGATGGTCTACGACGCCCCCCGGATCGAGCGGGTCCTGCCGGCGTTCCTCGAGTTCATCTCCGGTGCCGTGCTCGTGGCGCACAACGCCCCCTTCGACACCGGTTTCATGCGCGCGGCCTGCGAAGGCCACGGTTACCGCTGGCCGAAGACGGCCGTCGTCTGCACGGTACGGCTCGCCCGCCGGGTCATCTCCCGTGACGAGACGCCCAGCTACCGGCTTTCCGCGCTGGCCGCGCTGTTCGGGGCGAGGACGACGCCCAACCACCGCGCCCTCGCGGACGCGCGCGCCACAGTGGACGTCCTCCACGCACTGCTCGAACGCGTCGGCAACGTCGGCGTCCACACGCTCGAAGAGCTGCTGGATTACCTGCCCGAGGTGACCCCGGCCCAGCGCCGCAAACGTTCGCTGGCCGAGCATCTGCCGTCGAGGCCCGGGGTCTACCTGTTCCGCGGCCCGAGCGAGGAGGTCCTCTACGTCGGGACGTCGTCCGACCTGCGGCGCCGCGTCCGGCAGTACTTCACCGGCTCGGAAAGCCGCGGGCGGATCCGGGAGATGGTCGCGCTGGCCGAGCGGGTCGACACGGTCGAGTGCGCGCACGCGCTGGAGGCCTCCATCCGGGAGCTGCGGCTGATCGCCGCCCACCGCCCCATGTACAACCGCCGTTCCAAGAATCCGCGGCACGCCTGGTGGGTCTCGCTGACCGAGGAGGCGTTCCCGCGCCTTTCGGTGGTCCGCCTGCCGCGGGACGGGACGCTGGGCCCCTTCCGCACCCAGACCGACGCCCGGTCGGCCGCGGACACTCTCGCCGGCGCCACCGGGCTGCGCACGTGCACCCAGCGCATCTCGGCCACCGCGCCGAGCGGCACCCCCTGCGTCCTCGCCGAGCTCGGCCGCTGCGGCGCGCCGTGCGCCGGTCTGCAGACGGTCGAGGCGTACCGGCCCGGCGTGCTGGCGGTGTCCGGTCTCATCGCCGGGACGGACGCCCGCCCGCTGCGGGCCGCCGCCGACCAGCTGGCCCGGCTCGCCGAGGCCGAACACTACGAACAGGCCGCCCAGCACCGCGATCAGCTGGCCGGGCTGATCCGCGCGGTCGGCAGGGCACACCGGCAGTCTGCGCTGGCGGGTATTCCCGAACTGATCGCCGCCGGGCCGGACGGGAAGGGCGGCTGGGAACTCGCGGTGATCCGGCACGGCAGGCTCGCGTCGGCGGGCGTCGCCCGGCGCGGGGTGCCGCCGATGCCGGTGGTCGAGATGCTGGTGGCCTCGGCGGAGACGGTGATCCCCGGTCCAGGGCCGCTCTTCGGCGCGATCTCGGAGGAGGTCGGCATCCTGCTCCGCTGGCTGACCCGCCCGGGGGTCCGGCTCGTGCGCACCACCCACCCGTGGGCCGAGGCGGCCGTCGCGGGCGGCTGGCAGGAGTGGCTCGACCTGGCCGCGAGCGCGACGGCGCTGGAGCGGGTCGCGGGCTAG
- a CDS encoding Lrp/AsnC family transcriptional regulator, with the protein MITAIVLIQVEADAIPEAAQAIADIEGVREVYSCAGDVDLIASVRVAAHEDLADLIPAKIGKVPGVLSTVTHIAFRSYSKADSESAFDIGVEGA; encoded by the coding sequence TTGATCACGGCGATCGTGCTGATCCAGGTCGAAGCCGATGCGATCCCCGAAGCGGCGCAGGCGATCGCGGACATCGAGGGCGTCCGCGAGGTCTACTCCTGCGCGGGCGACGTCGACCTGATCGCTTCGGTCCGCGTCGCGGCCCACGAAGACCTCGCGGATCTGATCCCGGCGAAGATCGGCAAGGTCCCCGGAGTGCTGAGCACGGTCACGCACATCGCGTTCCGCTCGTACTCGAAGGCGGACAGCGAGTCGGCCTTCGACATCGGGGTGGAAGGCGCCTGA
- a CDS encoding AbfB domain-containing protein translates to MAAAVFLSGNLAIASPMAAEVAKDVATTEVPPAGVLEKARAVTAIGEEITGEWTSLDDKAFVFRVYDRADPAQYPLTRIEAYRVYKLEVADASAFIRTGIHEFVERDHDEKIRRDREVALARKAREDAARWAGITADAAMLDGTDQNFVYQVWKRASGPKVKNGALDAWGGDAAAWKTYITTTIYDLHTRDQLDAIERERERDEEAAKKLESDFARTNAVNAVPVPPNPAWLGLADDDFIRELLKTTQLADPVHAEVKAAALAALQSSDRLVWRAYIDRGVHDAVKRDGAREQAARDDADRQKVRDIRAKAEASRLRPRLVQASDAALRGTPADVTAFLRDGQFLPLAQSLMATSQGRRGYYVTGNVVGEGTVGTGDNPNRPTGTRPFPAANWRVVTGLADAGCYSLESTRQAGIYLRQQNLAVKVQGHDGTDQFKLDATWCPKPVSAHVALESKAQPGRFLRHFQNKLWAAARTGSDAFDGGPSFMADIAWATREPDPEITTVLMLRWHNDAAAAAAVGAPVAPEVFEGYDGNGFRYRDFAKGRMYQHDRLGPAAKWMGSPFVARYVAFGGLQFSFPETDQETLPDGAHRVKFRNGASLYWGDKSIEPKLVYGAIQDKWIAEGGGTGYLGYPISDEYAVENGRRSDFQGGWIVHYPATGQTLAYRR, encoded by the coding sequence ATGGCCGCTGCCGTTTTCCTGTCCGGAAACCTCGCGATCGCGTCACCGATGGCCGCCGAAGTGGCGAAAGACGTCGCCACGACGGAAGTCCCGCCCGCCGGTGTCCTCGAAAAGGCCAGGGCCGTCACGGCCATCGGCGAAGAGATCACCGGTGAGTGGACCTCACTGGACGACAAGGCGTTCGTGTTCCGCGTGTACGACCGGGCCGACCCGGCGCAGTACCCGCTGACCAGGATCGAGGCGTATCGCGTCTACAAGCTCGAAGTCGCCGACGCGTCGGCGTTCATCCGCACCGGGATCCACGAATTCGTCGAACGCGACCACGACGAGAAGATCCGGCGCGACCGGGAAGTCGCGCTGGCCAGGAAGGCCAGGGAGGACGCGGCGCGCTGGGCCGGGATCACCGCCGACGCCGCGATGCTCGACGGGACCGACCAGAACTTCGTCTACCAGGTCTGGAAACGCGCTTCCGGGCCGAAGGTGAAGAACGGCGCTCTCGACGCCTGGGGCGGCGACGCGGCGGCGTGGAAGACGTACATCACCACCACGATCTACGACCTGCACACGCGAGATCAGCTCGACGCCATCGAGCGTGAACGCGAGCGGGACGAAGAAGCCGCGAAGAAACTGGAATCCGACTTCGCCCGCACCAACGCGGTCAACGCCGTCCCGGTCCCGCCGAACCCGGCGTGGCTCGGCCTGGCCGACGACGACTTCATCCGTGAGCTGCTCAAGACCACCCAGCTCGCCGATCCGGTCCACGCGGAGGTCAAGGCCGCCGCGCTGGCCGCGCTGCAGAGCAGCGACAGGCTCGTGTGGCGGGCGTACATCGACCGCGGTGTCCACGACGCGGTCAAACGGGACGGCGCCCGCGAACAGGCCGCGCGCGACGATGCCGACCGCCAGAAGGTGCGGGACATCAGGGCGAAGGCCGAGGCCTCCCGGTTGCGGCCGCGGCTGGTCCAGGCCTCCGACGCGGCACTGCGGGGCACTCCCGCCGACGTGACCGCTTTCCTGCGGGACGGGCAGTTCCTCCCGCTGGCACAGTCGCTCATGGCCACCTCCCAAGGGCGGCGTGGCTACTACGTGACCGGCAACGTCGTCGGCGAAGGGACCGTCGGCACCGGCGACAACCCGAACCGGCCGACGGGGACCAGACCGTTCCCCGCGGCGAACTGGCGGGTGGTGACCGGACTGGCCGACGCGGGCTGCTATTCGCTGGAATCCACCCGTCAGGCGGGTATCTACCTCCGGCAGCAGAACCTCGCGGTGAAGGTGCAGGGTCACGACGGCACGGACCAGTTCAAACTCGACGCGACCTGGTGCCCGAAACCCGTCTCGGCCCACGTCGCCCTGGAATCGAAGGCCCAGCCGGGCCGGTTCCTCCGCCATTTCCAGAACAAGCTCTGGGCGGCGGCACGGACCGGGTCCGACGCCTTCGACGGCGGCCCGTCCTTCATGGCCGACATCGCGTGGGCGACCCGGGAACCGGACCCCGAGATCACCACGGTCCTCATGCTCCGGTGGCACAACGACGCCGCGGCCGCCGCGGCGGTGGGCGCGCCCGTCGCCCCCGAGGTGTTCGAAGGCTATGACGGCAACGGATTCCGGTACCGCGACTTCGCCAAGGGCCGGATGTACCAGCACGATCGGCTCGGACCGGCCGCGAAGTGGATGGGCTCGCCGTTCGTCGCGAGGTACGTCGCCTTCGGCGGCCTCCAGTTCTCGTTCCCGGAGACCGACCAGGAGACCCTCCCCGACGGCGCGCACCGCGTGAAGTTCCGGAACGGGGCGAGCCTCTACTGGGGCGACAAGTCGATCGAACCGAAACTCGTCTACGGCGCCATCCAGGACAAGTGGATCGCCGAAGGCGGCGGGACGGGTTATCTCGGATACCCGATCAGTGACGAATACGCCGTCGAAAACGGAAGGCGCAGCGACTTCCAAGGCGGCTGGATCGTGCACTACCCGGCGACGGGGCAAACGCTGGCCTATCGCCGCTGA